The Capsicum annuum cultivar UCD-10X-F1 chromosome 1, UCD10Xv1.1, whole genome shotgun sequence sequence aaaaaaaaaggagaaagaacagcagcataattttcttttttatttttctaattaataaggtgaattattttgAGGGAAAGATAACTAATGTGAGTCCTATTTTCCTTACTACATCAATATGGAGCAACATGAAGTGCTTGTCTTGGCACACGTTGATTGCTTCAGTGGGTACCTTCTGCGCTCTCCTCTTCAGAAactgagctttaacttgagattgtaTTTTTGGCCGCGTCCTCAAAAGAACTTGCAATATGAGGTTTCAAGGCCTTGCAGCAGCGCAGATTTTTGCCTATATATGAATGTTCATACACTGACAGACCTTGGCGAGAACTTGTAAGAGGTGGATTAAAGTTGGCTTCTCAGAGAAtgtatgaattttaaaatttaatcatttTGTGAGCAAAAATGTTTGGATGTCCAGCATGGTTGCACTTGATCTCTCCACTTACGGTAATCTTACTATTGGATGAAAGAGAATGATCTAGTCTCGTGTTCccttattttagttgattctttCGAGTCGAGATTAATAAGCGAAGGGTGTAGTTTCCAGTGAGGGACTGTTCTCAAGTTTTAGCTAAAGGAGCATTCATAATGAAGATATCTTTGCACCATACGAAGCAAACTGGGTGATAAATTCCTTTCTTTTGGCTTGCGACTTACGGACAAGTTAATGAGATTGTCAATGCAATTGCTTTACTGCTTTATGTAGCACATCTACGCGCAGAAACTATTAGGTGGCAAGGCAGTTTTGTTTGTTTTCTAATTTGAACTGTTTTGTTAGTAAAAGAATAACCAAGTCAAATGATGTTTTCTATTTTCAGTCTCCTCCTCCTCCTAGTGTTAGaaaattttggggaaaaattattCCATTTTTGCtcagtttttttctttaatttaataattttattgttcacATGCAAAGAACGGAAATTTCCGGGATTTTTAGCCTGATCTTCTGATACCCTTGTTTTAATATTTCCCGTTTTATGTGATTAGGGGAATCGTCAGCAATATCAATTTGTAGGAGACGTTCCGCAATCCCACAGTGTTGGTGTGGGTACAAATAAAGCCCCCAAATCCCCCTGGATGCCTTTCTCTATGTTATTTGGAGCTATTTCAGCTAAAGTGTCTCCAAAAGATCTGAAATTGGTTCATGCACACTATGACTTGTTCAGGGTATGTTGTGTTGACAGTTAGTTGTAAAGATTTCCTTATTGACCTCCTTCCTTCTCCCTGAAATTCTCTCCTTTGTTATTTGCTTAGAGCAAGAAAATTTCCCGAACTGATTTCATTAAAAAGCTGAGGGTGATAGTGGGTGATCAGTTATTGAAGTCTACCATAACCAATCTCCAATGCAAGGTATGCCAGGAATGTTCTCTGATCCATATTAATTTAGTAGTTTTGTACTTTTGATGGAGTGTTTGTTGACAACTGAACTTGTCTCGAATTGATATATTGATTTTGGTCCAAGAGAAGTAGGAGAAAATGGTTTGCTCTTAGTTTGAGTGGCATGTATCTCAGAAAGTGTAGGTAGCATATGTGTGTGTTTTATACTTCTTTTTTGGTCCAAGAATCTATCCTCTAGTTTTAAAGCCATAGTGAGACTTCGTTGTTGGCACTATATAATTGATTGGATTGTTTATGTTGGTGGTGGTTGCTAAATTTAAAATACCCTTGTTGCCtgtctaaaaaaataaataaattaaaatacccTTGTTGTTGAggcattattatattatcttcTATTGTGTTGGACTTTCCTTTCAGGAAGTGAATtttatagtgatgttatatcatcataataggaATGCTTACAAGTTCGGCGGCGGATTACAGTGAAGGCATGATGGAATTGGAAATCATTCCTTGTATTGGTACTCATCCACTAAATGTCAATGGATGAGATTATGCGAACATAAGAACAAGAGTGGTCATTTCAATGACCTTGAGatagtttagaatctaaatgctAGATTACATAGACGTCTTATTATGGTACACATTTTTTGGTCTTCTCTTTGTTGTCATCTTCTCTGTGGTCTCTTTTGGCTTCTTTATGTGGTGTGATTTATGTAACCTACTCGTGGTAAATACTACTATATGGATATGCAGGCTACTGAATGAATTGTATAAAATGGTTCTTGCGGTTTTAAGATTCTGTCCTTGTGTTTGCAGCCGCCGTCTACATCTCCATGTTTTTTGAATGTGCCGAGTGGGGAGAGTAATTGCTGAGGCTGTACCAGAAAGGTGGTTTTCTGCTTGGTGGCCAAGAGTGTTACTTTTTAACAATCGTCATCTTCGTCTCGCTagcttctctttttattttctggGTTATGTAGGTTGCATTTCTTTGAATATTTTGTGATTAGATACAGTATGTCAAGACTCGTCCCTTTCGTTCTATATGTGAGACTTTCATTCTCTTTTATCTGTAATGGAAATAATTTGTGCATGGCAGAAGTTACAGGAGCAAAGTTAGTTTTAGGTTGGGGCATGCGGCCAAATCGGTTCCTCACCCTACCCCTATCCCTGGAGAGAACAAAATTGTAGCAAACAGAGGCATTGTAGTTTAAACAGAACATGGTGGTTGTATTGTAATCGCTTTGAAGCTGAGGGGTGAAGTTTGTATTTGTGATGCAATCTGAGCTTCCCTCAATGCGGTTATTTTACTTGCATTGTCATGTTTGGACAATTCACTTCCCTCAAAGTTCTTAAATTTTGAACTACATGATGTGTGTATTTTTTGGGAATCTCCAGGCTACCCTGGGGGTGAGCACTTTGTAGTAACTTGTATGACTTGAGTGACAGATGGAGGCTGAACTCGATATAAGGTTTTCCACTAGACTAACCATGGCCTTACGGGCCTTGATGTGTGTAATTTTTGTCTCTTGAATTGAAATAACGGGGAACATCCTAAATAGGGGTCTAAGTAGTTTGAACTAACATGTATGAACTGAAATGCAAGAATGAGAGGAATGATCCTTTAACTTTGTTTGAGAGTGTGCTCAGTTTCTTTCATCTATATATAGTTGTTATAAGCAGATACACTGTAATAAAGTTTTATCAAGAGAATTACTATGCAACAGTCAAAATCGCTCTGTTGTGGTTCCAGAATTTGTGGGTGTGCATACCAACTTATGGGTGTCAATTCCTCTTAATGCACCCTGTATGTTATCCCTATAGTCCCTTAGATATCAAAGATGAGCAAACGAACAAACGAGATATCAGAAAGGCATTACTACAACAAAGATAATAGAATAAAGAATGAATACAAGCAACATTTGTGACAATATTCACAACATACAAATTCACTATTTTGTCACATTCACAACATACAAATTCACTATTTTCCATATAATCTGTCCAACTGGATGGCCTTTGGGGCTCAATTTAAACTTTGTGTACAATCAATCAGTCTCGTCTACGCTGGCCAAAACCTTCTTCATTTTCCCGTTAATATAGAGCATGTTGAGAATATACAACCTGGTGTCCTCGAGTCGAGAAGAAACTTTCTAATGATGATATATTGGATACAAGGGCCAAAAGGTAGATGAATAGTTACAGTTAAATGCATAAACTGTAACTCTGCTATGACGACATAGAAGATGTATCAGGGCTAGTTGATGGATCCCAACCCGGAGGTTTGATCTCTGGCCAATCACCTCGACAGCCCAACCTTATGTATAAACTCTTTTTCCCTTCAGAACAGAAAAAGATTACAATAAAAAACACATGGCAAGCTTGTGTAGACTTCTGGTTCATGTCAAGGCAAAGGGGCCTCAAAGTTCATTTGTGAATAACTAAGCATAGGACAAAGCATGATCATGAAACTTAGTGTACCTGGAAGGTCTTTATCTGCCAATATTAAGCGCTTAAGGGCACTAAGCACGGCCTGAGCTACTGCCTTTGAATAGTTAGGATCCCAACCTCCGAGCTTGACTACCACTTCCGCATTAGAGTAACCTTGACCACTATCTTGCATGTTCCTTTTCGCTTCTTCTTTTGCAGTTTCTTCATCTGAAATTGACATCAGCCAAAGACAACGACAAGCTTAAAGAACATAACAAAACTTCCATGACAATTTGGTGGTGCATTTGGTAATTGTAAACTGTTTCAGGACAACAAAGGTATTCTTCATGGTTTGTGCAGCATGTATGACTTCTTTCCCTATTAGTCCTGGTGGCAGGCATCAAAAGGATTCTGTTTGCTTACCCACCCTCGCAATAGAGGAGATGCCATGCTCCTACAATttcaatatggattttttttgggATAACTTCCTCGTCCTCCTCGTCCTCCTTTCTTACTCCTATAACAGTTGAGTCAGTTGAATAATGATGTACCATTAAGCTCTCGTGATGTACCATTAAGCTCTCGTGCTCCCCACCCCCACCTTCCACAACCCGAAGTAATATATGTTGTAGAATATGCACTGTGTAACTCCTACGAATATCTAAATAGAGGAAATGGAAACGCAAGGGAGGACAAAAAAGAACAATATGTGTAACAGATGGATTGTAATTTGTAAATATAATATACATCCAAATGAAGGATAGATATAATTTAGTTTCCTAACCTGTGGCTTCAGAGAGGGAAAGCCAGACTGTGAATCCAGCAAAAAGATGCCTCCATTGATTTGCTCTTCCAGCGGCACCTTTCTCTCCTCCCAAGGTTGCAATTACAGCACGAGCATAGCTAAAGCAAGAGTTACATGTAATATGTTTATGCTTCTCAACCAAATGAAACGAGTACGGCGTATACAGCAGAGTGAATACCTACTGAGACTCTCTAGTATGGCATTTTCTGCTTCTGCTACAGCATCAGACCCCTCCTCATTAACCCCTGGAACCGGTTAGAGAACAATTgaataaaggaaagaagaaattttttatgaaaaagttaaTAAAATGTTCCAGTAAGCATCATTCATACAAacaatgttaaaaataaataggaaTGTCCCAATATTTGCTTTATCATTGTGCAGTTACGACAATTCTGTTCTTCCTTGTAACCACCTCTTTTTCTATCGTTATTCCTTGTAAATTATCATTGAACGATAATTATCTTCTGTGAAACGAAAAATGGATGTAACTCACATGATTCCATTGATTGCTTGGCATACGCTTCTAGCAGCTCCTCTGTACTAAGTGGAGTGTACCTAACCACCATAGAGTTGAACAGAATTTTTAGAAGATCTTTCGACTAAAGGAGCAAGCAAGAACTCCGAGGGTGCAGGGGAAAGAGGTATGACGTAATTTAAGGTAGAAGGACGACTGTGAATGTCGAAGAAGGAAATGGTAACTAATCCATCTCTTTTGTCAAGAGACATATATGAATACTGCATCCACAAAGTGCGGCAAAGAGCAAAGCCGGTGCAACGTACTTGGAAAATGGAAATGTGCAAAAATCTCTATTTATTTCAGTGCACATCCTTACTGCTGGTCTTGTAGTGAAATTCTTTTACTTACCTTTCGAAAAGCTAAATCTCTTTTATTTTCGGGGATTGGGGGTTTAcaagtttttgaaaatttgaggGGAAAATACTAACAAAAGAAATGCTAGGCAGTGGATGCTAGCACCTACACCCTCTAGCACTATATGCAGCACTATCTTTTCCTGATGAAGAGTGAGAAACGTACCCTAGTCCAACAGCCAGTTCTCGAGCAATCCTCTGGTTGATTTCAGTCGATTCACCAACTAAATATATTGATGTTCCTCTAAGGAGTTGTGTAATTCCAGCACTTAGGGACTCCCAAGATTCCACAATGTCAGGCCATTTCAACTCGGAATTTTGCTTCTTCAAGCTAATAACTAATTGATCTTCATCTATGTACCTACACGACACAACTTATTTCAACAAACACTGAACAAGACTAACAAGTTCagtaaaataaggaatttatgtTTACCATATTGTTTCTGCAGGCTTTATTTTCTCATACAGAGTACTGGTATCCATGAGAGCCCGAACGATTCCAGATTG is a genomic window containing:
- the LOC107870982 gene encoding probable inactive shikimate kinase like 2, chloroplastic; translation: MASSSSSVGLSFLTRNTIKVPLSIPKSFSPFPKLTFPSITCFYSATPRLDYNSFKKINPIHYCSNLPTASTNNTHYEFSDGSSEVELRLELGQGEITPTDIHVDANESSLAVRIQQSGIVRALMDTSTLYEKIKPAETIWYIDEDQLVISLKKQNSELKWPDIVESWESLSAGITQLLRGTSIYLVGESTEINQRIARELAVGLGYTPLSTEELLEAYAKQSMESWVNEEGSDAVAEAENAILESLSSYARAVIATLGGEKGAAGRANQWRHLFAGFTVWLSLSEATDEETAKEEAKRNMQDSGQGYSNAEVVVKLGGWDPNYSKAVAQAVLSALKRLILADKDLPGKKSLYIRLGCRGDWPEIKPPGWDPSTSPDTSSMSS